Proteins encoded by one window of Actinocorallia herbida:
- a CDS encoding aromatic ring-hydroxylating oxygenase subunit alpha: MSVDNDLPVAAELRGDAVHRLLGHLRDETTDGFAAIERFSPADYRDPALAELERDRIFGAVPFIVAHGSEVAEPFDFVSVQLPRNNVIIVRQRDGGLRAFVNACRHRGAQLVEESSGRCRLFSCPYHRWSYDPDGSLRTVTLDGTFGEFDRAEFGLVRLPVEERHGFVWLIDDARAEIDVAAWLGPETDALLAGYRIEDLVSVTPHTFDRPTNWKIMQDGFLDNYHVKYAHPNTAGKVLHTNAVALKDFGRHFWFLAARKSIDRFLGESPGDAPMDKHVIESCFIAPNSMLLKHATHVELLTFRPHGADPGRSTMEMRIMAPTQAETGLDEDAWRARWEKNWHIMISIIHDEDFPILAGSQNAMFNQDTGPMLLGRNELASHLFRREIRRLVHGGSAE, translated from the coding sequence ATGAGCGTGGACAACGACCTGCCGGTCGCCGCCGAGCTGCGCGGCGACGCCGTGCACCGGCTGCTCGGCCACCTGCGGGACGAGACGACCGACGGCTTCGCGGCGATCGAGCGGTTCAGCCCGGCCGACTACCGCGACCCCGCCCTCGCCGAGCTGGAACGCGACAGGATCTTCGGGGCGGTGCCGTTCATCGTCGCGCACGGTTCGGAGGTCGCCGAGCCGTTCGACTTCGTGTCCGTGCAGCTGCCGCGCAACAACGTCATCATCGTCCGACAGCGGGACGGGGGCCTGCGCGCCTTCGTCAACGCCTGCCGCCACCGGGGCGCGCAGCTGGTGGAGGAGTCCTCCGGCCGCTGCCGGCTCTTCTCCTGCCCGTACCACCGGTGGTCCTACGACCCCGACGGATCCCTGCGGACGGTCACCCTCGACGGCACCTTCGGCGAATTCGACCGGGCCGAGTTCGGGCTCGTCCGGCTGCCCGTGGAGGAGCGGCACGGTTTCGTCTGGCTGATCGACGACGCGCGCGCCGAGATCGACGTCGCCGCGTGGCTCGGGCCGGAGACCGACGCGCTCCTCGCGGGCTACCGGATCGAGGACCTGGTGAGCGTCACCCCGCACACGTTCGACCGGCCGACCAACTGGAAGATCATGCAGGACGGCTTCCTCGACAACTACCACGTCAAGTACGCCCATCCGAACACGGCGGGCAAGGTGCTGCACACCAACGCCGTCGCGCTCAAGGACTTCGGACGGCACTTCTGGTTCCTGGCGGCCCGCAAGAGCATCGACAGGTTCCTCGGCGAGAGCCCCGGGGACGCTCCGATGGACAAGCACGTCATCGAGAGCTGCTTCATCGCCCCGAACAGCATGCTGCTCAAGCACGCCACGCACGTCGAACTGCTGACCTTCCGCCCGCACGGCGCGGATCCGGGCAGGTCGACGATGGAGATGCGCATCATGGCGCCGACTCAGGCGGAGACCGGGCTGGACGAGGACGCGTGGCGCGCGCGTTGGGAGAAGAACTGGCACATCATGATCTCGATCATCCACGACGAGGACTTCCCGATCCTCGCCGGTTCCCAGAACGCCATGTTCAACCAGGACACCGGGCCGATGCTCCTCGGCCGCAACGAGCTCGCCAGCCACCTGTTCCGGCGCGAGATCCGACGGCTGGTGCACGGAGGGTCCGCGGAGTGA
- a CDS encoding GNAT family N-acetyltransferase, translating to MNGPEVLSGGAGPVELRRSPRPPDAAVRSLLARARRADAEMGFAAPAGAAAARTTTVEVFTRLRRGGVAASPEPGLAAVLVIAETRPSLGVADLVVAPEYRSMGVATAVAETLGAGLSGARGFGTDLGSVLACAYGTHPAALRLARRFGVAPTGERHRLVLPSRLDHAGSPLALASAAPGVTVRESEPDPSDAPSAWTALDRGPGEPTALVVTGPDGGVRGRVSVGMSQDGEHGPLGTIRELTASTRTHRDDLLRLSLTWLWRQGAQAITTAVEVTDLDALDLFRSAAFQHDRTDTLFTLP from the coding sequence GTGAACGGGCCGGAGGTCCTGTCCGGCGGCGCGGGACCGGTCGAGCTGCGCCGGTCCCCGCGTCCGCCGGACGCCGCGGTGCGCTCGCTGCTGGCGCGGGCGCGCCGGGCCGACGCGGAGATGGGGTTCGCCGCGCCGGCCGGCGCCGCGGCGGCGCGGACCACCACGGTCGAGGTGTTCACCCGGTTGCGCCGGGGCGGTGTGGCGGCCTCGCCGGAACCCGGGCTCGCGGCGGTGCTGGTGATCGCCGAGACACGGCCTTCGCTCGGCGTGGCCGACCTCGTCGTCGCGCCGGAGTACCGGTCGATGGGCGTGGCGACCGCGGTGGCCGAGACGCTGGGCGCCGGCCTGTCCGGCGCGCGCGGGTTCGGCACTGACCTCGGCTCCGTCCTGGCCTGCGCGTACGGGACCCACCCCGCGGCGCTCCGCCTCGCCCGCCGCTTCGGCGTCGCGCCGACCGGGGAACGGCACCGGCTCGTGCTGCCCTCCCGGCTCGACCACGCGGGTTCGCCGCTCGCGCTCGCCTCGGCGGCGCCGGGCGTCACCGTCCGGGAGTCGGAGCCGGATCCGTCCGACGCGCCGTCGGCCTGGACGGCGCTGGACCGCGGACCGGGGGAGCCGACCGCGCTGGTCGTCACCGGCCCGGACGGCGGGGTGCGCGGCCGGGTCTCGGTCGGGATGTCCCAGGACGGCGAGCACGGCCCGCTCGGCACGATCCGCGAGCTCACGGCGTCGACCCGGACCCACCGGGACGACCTGCTCCGGCTCTCCCTCACGTGGCTGTGGCGGCAGGGGGCGCAGGCGATCACGACTGCGGTCGAGGTGACCGACCTGGACGCGCTGGACCTGTTCCGCTCGGCGGCCTTCCAGCACGACCGCACCGACACCCTGTTCACCCTCCCCTGA
- a CDS encoding AfsR/SARP family transcriptional regulator codes for MGVFLGVLGPVEAWDGAGEVISLKGPRHREVLARLVAARGRVVPVDLLAADLWEDPPEGAVGSIRTFVGALRRALEPDRPPRTPPALIVTVGTGYALRADPDAVDAWRFAGAVESDEPPARLLPVLDTALALWRGPAYADFPEAPWALPERSRLTEMRLRAVERRAEALLTLGRAAEAVPDLDAHAHAHPWREEAWRLLALALYRTGRQADALSVLRAARTALAEQLGLDPGPGLRELESDILRQEDRLARPDAAARVWASATAAHDRAAPDARLRLEATVGLMRGLAVTGGGGLLAAREHRAAAIEAAEEMGDPDLAARVIGAYDVPANWTRADDPAQDSRVVAAAERTLARLPAGTPPGARARLLATIALESRGTASPRARAAAEEAERIARSLDDPALLAFALNGVYMQTFARTGLSGERDAVGAEIVALSERHDLPTYEVLGHLIRLQSACAVADLPRADAHAARLDLLAARHDRPLTAVFTTWYRALRLAEDDTVPFAAKEAAYVAAGTALETAGMPGLTQGLLPLALLCLRLRHGRAPGPDDDAYGPYVPWTRPVLLLAEGRPAQAAEALRGAPDPPHDLLAEALWTLLAHAAVSLEDRSAQRRARAALLPAAAELAGAASGLLTLGPVSGVLTNLANSLGT; via the coding sequence ATGGGCGTTTTCCTAGGGGTTCTTGGACCTGTCGAGGCCTGGGACGGGGCGGGCGAGGTGATCTCCCTGAAGGGCCCGAGGCACCGGGAGGTGCTGGCCCGGCTCGTCGCCGCCCGGGGGCGCGTCGTGCCCGTGGATCTGCTGGCCGCCGACCTGTGGGAGGACCCGCCGGAGGGGGCGGTCGGCTCGATCCGCACCTTTGTGGGGGCGCTGCGCCGCGCCCTGGAGCCGGACCGGCCGCCCAGGACACCGCCCGCCTTGATCGTCACCGTCGGGACCGGGTACGCGCTGCGGGCCGACCCGGACGCCGTCGACGCCTGGCGGTTCGCCGGTGCCGTCGAGTCGGATGAGCCGCCCGCCCGCCTGCTCCCGGTGCTCGACACGGCCCTCGCGTTGTGGCGCGGACCGGCCTACGCCGATTTCCCCGAGGCGCCGTGGGCGCTGCCGGAGCGGTCCCGGCTGACCGAGATGCGGCTGCGCGCGGTGGAACGGCGGGCCGAGGCGCTGCTCACGCTCGGCCGTGCGGCCGAGGCGGTCCCCGATCTCGACGCGCACGCCCACGCGCACCCGTGGCGGGAGGAGGCGTGGCGGCTCCTCGCCCTCGCGCTCTACCGGACGGGACGCCAGGCCGACGCCCTCTCCGTGCTGCGCGCCGCCCGGACCGCGCTCGCCGAACAACTGGGCCTCGACCCCGGCCCGGGGCTGCGCGAGTTGGAGTCCGACATCCTCCGGCAGGAGGACAGGCTGGCCCGGCCCGACGCGGCGGCCCGGGTCTGGGCGAGCGCGACGGCGGCCCACGACCGCGCCGCGCCGGACGCCCGCCTGCGCCTCGAGGCCACGGTCGGGCTCATGCGCGGCCTCGCGGTGACCGGGGGCGGCGGCCTCCTCGCGGCCCGCGAGCACCGGGCGGCGGCGATCGAGGCCGCCGAGGAGATGGGCGACCCCGACCTCGCCGCGCGCGTCATCGGCGCCTACGACGTCCCGGCGAACTGGACCCGTGCCGACGATCCCGCGCAGGACTCCCGGGTGGTCGCGGCGGCCGAGCGCACCCTGGCCCGGCTCCCCGCCGGCACCCCGCCCGGCGCGCGGGCCCGGCTGCTCGCGACGATCGCGCTGGAGTCGCGCGGCACCGCCTCCCCCCGCGCCCGTGCCGCGGCCGAGGAGGCCGAGCGGATCGCCCGTTCGCTCGACGATCCGGCGCTGCTGGCCTTCGCCCTGAACGGCGTCTACATGCAGACGTTCGCGCGCACCGGCCTGTCCGGGGAACGGGACGCCGTCGGCGCCGAGATCGTCGCCCTGTCCGAACGCCATGACCTGCCCACCTACGAGGTGCTGGGCCACCTCATCAGGCTCCAGTCGGCCTGTGCCGTCGCCGACCTCCCGCGCGCCGACGCCCACGCCGCGCGCCTCGACCTGCTGGCCGCCCGCCACGACCGGCCGCTCACGGCGGTCTTCACCACCTGGTACCGCGCACTCCGCCTCGCCGAAGACGACACCGTGCCGTTCGCGGCCAAGGAAGCCGCTTACGTCGCCGCCGGGACCGCCCTGGAGACGGCCGGCATGCCCGGCCTCACCCAGGGGCTGCTCCCCCTCGCCCTCCTCTGCCTCCGCCTGCGCCACGGCCGCGCGCCCGGCCCGGACGACGACGCCTACGGCCCTTACGTCCCTTGGACCCGGCCCGTCCTGCTGTTGGCCGAAGGCCGCCCCGCACAGGCCGCCGAGGCCCTGCGCGGGGCCCCCGACCCTCCGCACGACCTGCTGGCCGAGGCCCTGTGGACCCTCCTCGCACACGCCGCGGTGTCCCTCGAGGACCGATCCGCCCAGCGCCGTGCCCGTGCCGCGCTGCTCCCGGCCGCCGCCGAACTGGCCGGAGCGGCGAGTGGCCTGCTCACCCTCGGCCCGGTCTCCGGGGTCCTCACGAACCTGGCGAACTCCCTCGGCACCTGA
- a CDS encoding alpha/beta fold hydrolase → MSPVIQDFTYHRVPVADGVSLNAAVGGSGPAVVLLHGFPQTHLMWRHVAADLAADFTVICPDLRGYGASDKPVENGQDTYSKRTMAADVVALARALGHDRFALAGHDRGALVAFRAGLDHPATITHLACLDVLPTLDMWDVMHGVSAAVGWHLYLMAQPPGLPEKMIAAVPDAFFAAFLDDWVKDPSAIPAEFRAAYLAACREAIPSIVADYRASAGVDVVHDTADRARGARLRMPVTVVQQDWGAALGYDAVALWRPWTDDLVHRTTTAGHFMAEEAPKEVAHHLRELLAR, encoded by the coding sequence ATGTCACCGGTCATCCAGGACTTCACCTACCACCGTGTCCCCGTCGCCGACGGCGTGTCGCTCAACGCCGCGGTCGGGGGTTCCGGCCCGGCCGTCGTGCTCCTGCACGGCTTTCCGCAGACCCACCTGATGTGGCGGCACGTCGCGGCCGACCTCGCCGCTGACTTCACTGTGATCTGCCCCGATCTGCGGGGCTATGGCGCCAGCGACAAGCCCGTCGAGAACGGCCAGGACACCTACTCCAAGCGCACGATGGCCGCCGACGTCGTCGCGCTCGCCCGCGCGCTGGGCCACGACCGCTTCGCGCTGGCCGGACACGACCGAGGCGCCCTCGTCGCCTTCCGGGCGGGCCTGGACCACCCCGCCACGATCACCCACCTGGCCTGCCTGGACGTCCTGCCGACGCTCGACATGTGGGACGTCATGCACGGCGTGTCGGCGGCCGTCGGCTGGCACCTGTACCTCATGGCCCAGCCGCCCGGCCTGCCCGAGAAGATGATCGCCGCGGTGCCCGACGCGTTCTTCGCCGCCTTCCTCGACGACTGGGTGAAGGACCCGTCCGCGATCCCCGCCGAGTTCCGCGCCGCCTACCTCGCCGCCTGCCGCGAGGCGATCCCCTCGATCGTCGCCGACTACCGCGCCTCCGCGGGCGTCGACGTCGTCCACGACACCGCCGACCGCGCCCGCGGCGCCCGTCTCCGCATGCCCGTGACCGTCGTCCAGCAGGACTGGGGCGCCGCCCTCGGCTACGACGCCGTGGCCCTGTGGCGTCCCTGGACCGACGACCTGGTCCACCGCACCACCACCGCCGGCCACTTCATGGCGGAAGAGGCTCCCAAGGAGGTCGCCCACCACCTCCGCGAACTCCTCGCGCGCTGA
- a CDS encoding aldehyde dehydrogenase — protein MDDRLMYRREFFIGGAWTRPAGDARLRVVSPSTEEAVGEVPSATGADVEHAVAAARGAFDAGPWPRMSPEERADILAKAAVLLREREPDIAGVTVDEMGCAVSQARRAQTGLVAPLFDYYADLVRTHPFDREVRAGDRAGLVTHEPVGVASLIVPWNAPVTLAAWKAAPALAAGCSVVLKPPPEAPLSGYLLAEALAEAGVPDGVFNLVPGGRDVGELLVRHPGTDKVAFTGSTAAGKRIMSLCGEQVKRVSLELGGKSAAVVLDDADLGSVVPAIVSGAMHLSGQVCGAHTRILLPRARYAEAVEAAAAAASAVPVGDPHDPATVVGPLVAERQRVRVERYIAIAVEAGARIAAGGGRPADLPRGWYVEPTVLADVANTMRVAREEIFGPVVCLIPYDTEDEAVAMANDSPYGLSGAVWSADPHRALRTARRLHTGGVALNGVYPPYPHVPFGGFKESGLGRELGPEGLNSFLESRAIGLPPELRT, from the coding sequence GTGGACGACCGGCTGATGTACCGGAGAGAGTTCTTCATCGGCGGCGCCTGGACCCGGCCGGCGGGCGACGCCAGGCTCCGCGTCGTCTCACCGTCCACCGAGGAAGCGGTCGGCGAGGTGCCGTCCGCCACCGGCGCGGACGTGGAGCACGCGGTCGCCGCCGCGCGCGGGGCGTTCGACGCGGGCCCATGGCCGCGCATGTCGCCCGAGGAGCGCGCCGACATCCTGGCGAAGGCCGCGGTCCTCCTGCGCGAGCGGGAACCGGATATCGCGGGCGTCACCGTCGACGAGATGGGCTGCGCGGTGAGCCAGGCGCGGCGGGCGCAGACCGGGTTGGTCGCGCCGCTCTTCGACTACTACGCCGACCTCGTCCGGACCCACCCGTTCGACCGAGAGGTGCGCGCCGGGGACCGGGCGGGGCTGGTCACCCATGAACCCGTCGGCGTCGCCTCGCTCATCGTGCCGTGGAACGCGCCCGTCACGCTCGCGGCGTGGAAGGCGGCCCCGGCGCTCGCCGCGGGATGCAGCGTCGTCCTCAAGCCGCCGCCGGAAGCGCCGCTGAGCGGCTACCTCCTCGCCGAGGCGCTGGCCGAGGCGGGCGTGCCGGACGGCGTCTTCAACCTGGTGCCGGGCGGGAGGGACGTCGGCGAGCTGCTGGTGCGCCACCCCGGCACGGACAAAGTGGCCTTCACCGGGTCGACGGCGGCGGGCAAGCGCATCATGAGCCTGTGCGGCGAGCAGGTGAAACGGGTGTCGCTGGAACTCGGCGGCAAGTCGGCCGCGGTCGTGCTCGACGACGCCGACCTGGGCTCGGTCGTGCCCGCGATCGTCTCCGGCGCGATGCATCTGTCGGGCCAGGTGTGCGGAGCGCACACGCGGATCCTGCTCCCCCGCGCCCGGTACGCCGAGGCCGTCGAGGCCGCCGCCGCCGCGGCGTCGGCGGTGCCCGTCGGCGATCCGCACGACCCGGCGACGGTCGTCGGCCCGCTCGTCGCCGAACGCCAGCGTGTCCGGGTCGAGCGGTACATCGCGATCGCCGTGGAGGCCGGCGCCCGGATCGCCGCGGGCGGCGGACGCCCCGCCGACCTACCGCGCGGCTGGTACGTCGAGCCGACGGTCCTCGCCGACGTCGCCAACACCATGCGCGTCGCCCGTGAGGAGATCTTCGGCCCCGTCGTCTGCCTCATTCCTTACGACACCGAAGACGAAGCCGTCGCCATGGCCAACGACTCCCCGTACGGCCTGTCCGGCGCCGTCTGGTCCGCCGACCCCCACCGCGCCTTGCGGACCGCCCGCCGCCTCCACACCGGCGGCGTGGCTCTCAACGGCGTCTACCCGCCCTACCCCCACGTCCCCTTCGGCGGCTTCAAGGAGTCCGGCCTGGGCCGTGAACTGGGCCCCGAGGGCCTGAACAGCTTCCTCGAGTCCCGCGCGATCGGCCTGCCGCCGGAACTCCGCACCTGA
- a CDS encoding N-acyl-D-amino-acid deacylase family protein, with protein sequence MDLLLRGASLIDGTGAPARLADVGVEGGRVVAVRDPGVLSPDDAAETVDLGGLTLAPGFIDVHTHYDAQILWDPDLTPSSWHGVTSVVMGNCGFGVAPTRPEHRDVIVRTLENVEGMSMEALEAGIDWCFETFPEYLTAIDARPKRLNVGAFLGHTPLRLFVTGGEERAATPAELDAMREVVREALEAGALGFSTSRQPAHQGAFGRPVPSRFAETDEVHALAAVLGELGKGVLQVSIGPGLFVDQFSDMATRYGIPVTWTALVARADKPGAALRTVERGAALPGEVYPQIACRPIVMQIGMADPTPLAEIDEWKDVLALPRAEREGLYRDGSWRDRARENTLKAWAHRWPKTSVEETNAHADAVGVPLDRLAEERGTTPFDLMLDLALSDGMATRFRIVLDNDGDEEVGRLLADDRTLLGLSDAGAHATQLCDACYSTHLLGHWVRERGAISLETAVWRLTGHPHRAFRIRERGLVQEGFHADLVAFDPATIGTTPVERVHDQPGGTDRLVVRSTGVAHLWVNGTAVRAGGVDLPGVAPGRLLRS encoded by the coding sequence ATGGATCTGCTGCTGCGCGGTGCCTCACTCATCGACGGCACGGGCGCCCCCGCGCGCCTCGCCGACGTCGGGGTGGAGGGAGGACGCGTCGTCGCCGTGCGCGACCCGGGCGTCCTGAGCCCGGACGACGCCGCCGAGACCGTCGACCTCGGCGGCCTCACGCTCGCCCCCGGCTTCATCGACGTGCACACGCACTACGACGCCCAGATCCTGTGGGATCCCGACCTGACCCCGTCGAGCTGGCACGGGGTCACCAGCGTCGTCATGGGCAATTGCGGCTTCGGGGTCGCGCCGACCCGACCGGAGCACCGCGACGTCATCGTGCGCACGCTGGAGAACGTCGAGGGCATGTCGATGGAGGCCCTGGAGGCCGGGATCGACTGGTGCTTCGAGACCTTCCCCGAGTACCTCACCGCGATCGACGCGCGGCCCAAACGCCTCAACGTCGGCGCGTTCCTCGGGCACACGCCGCTGCGCCTGTTCGTCACCGGCGGCGAGGAGCGGGCCGCGACGCCCGCGGAACTCGACGCCATGCGCGAGGTCGTCCGCGAGGCGCTGGAGGCGGGCGCCCTCGGGTTCTCCACCTCGCGCCAGCCCGCCCACCAGGGCGCCTTCGGCCGCCCCGTGCCGAGCCGCTTCGCCGAGACCGACGAGGTCCACGCGCTCGCCGCGGTGCTGGGCGAACTCGGCAAGGGCGTCCTTCAGGTGTCGATAGGCCCCGGCCTGTTCGTCGACCAGTTCTCCGACATGGCCACCCGCTACGGCATCCCCGTCACCTGGACCGCGCTGGTGGCCCGCGCCGACAAACCGGGCGCCGCGCTGCGCACGGTCGAACGGGGCGCGGCCCTGCCCGGCGAGGTCTACCCGCAGATCGCCTGCCGCCCGATCGTCATGCAGATCGGCATGGCCGACCCGACGCCGCTCGCGGAGATCGACGAGTGGAAGGACGTCCTCGCCCTTCCCCGCGCCGAGCGGGAGGGCCTCTACCGCGACGGGTCGTGGCGCGATCGCGCCCGCGAGAACACCCTCAAGGCGTGGGCGCACCGCTGGCCGAAGACCAGCGTCGAGGAGACGAACGCGCACGCCGACGCGGTGGGCGTCCCGCTCGACCGGCTCGCCGAGGAGCGCGGCACGACCCCGTTCGACCTGATGCTGGACCTCGCGCTCTCCGACGGCATGGCCACGCGGTTCCGGATCGTCCTCGACAACGACGGCGACGAGGAGGTCGGCCGACTGCTCGCCGACGACCGGACCCTGCTGGGCCTGTCCGACGCGGGCGCGCACGCCACCCAGCTCTGCGACGCCTGCTACTCCACCCACCTGCTCGGCCACTGGGTGCGCGAGCGCGGCGCGATCTCGCTGGAGACCGCGGTCTGGCGGCTCACCGGCCACCCCCACCGCGCGTTCCGCATCCGCGAGCGCGGTCTGGTCCAGGAGGGGTTCCACGCCGATCTCGTCGCCTTCGACCCCGCGACGATCGGCACCACGCCCGTGGAGCGGGTGCACGACCAGCCGGGCGGCACCGACCGCCTCGTCGTGCGCAGCACCGGCGTGGCGCACCTGTGGGTCAACGGCACCGCGGTCCGCGCAGGGGGAGTCGACCTCCCCGGCGTCGCTCCAGGCCGGCTCCTGCGCTCCTAG
- a CDS encoding cytochrome P450: MTDVYYDPYDVEIDADPYPVYRRLREEAPLYYNDKHDFYAVSRYEDVEAGLGDPATFISGRGAILELIKANIEFPPGVIIFEDPPLHTVHRRLLSGIFTPRKVLALEPKIRDFCARSIDRTAGTGRFDFVADLGARMPMQTIGMLLGIPEADQEAIRDQVDDSLRTEEGKPMELDLDFLAGEAFGAYIDWRADHPSDDIMTDLLQAEFEDETGTRRRLTREEILTYVTIVAGAGNETTNRLIGWAGKVLADHPAQRAELAANHALIPNAIEELLRFEPPAHHMARYVTRDVEVHGRTVPEGSVMMFLVAAANRDGNRHTDGDAFDIHRTVGPQLTFGRGTHFCLGAALARLEGKIALEEILKRYPTWEIETGAKLAPTSTVRGFESLPARV; the protein is encoded by the coding sequence ATGACGGACGTGTACTACGACCCCTACGACGTCGAGATCGACGCCGACCCCTATCCGGTCTATCGGAGGCTGCGGGAAGAGGCGCCGCTCTACTACAACGACAAGCACGACTTCTACGCCGTCAGCCGGTACGAGGACGTCGAGGCGGGCCTGGGCGACCCGGCGACGTTCATCTCCGGCCGCGGCGCGATCCTCGAGCTCATCAAGGCGAACATCGAGTTCCCGCCCGGCGTGATCATCTTCGAGGACCCGCCCCTCCACACCGTCCACCGCAGGCTGCTGTCCGGCATCTTCACCCCGCGCAAGGTGCTCGCGCTGGAGCCGAAGATCCGCGACTTCTGCGCCCGCAGCATCGACCGGACGGCCGGGACGGGCAGGTTCGACTTCGTCGCGGACCTCGGCGCGCGGATGCCGATGCAGACGATCGGCATGCTGCTGGGGATCCCCGAGGCCGACCAGGAGGCCATCCGCGACCAGGTCGACGACTCCCTGCGCACCGAGGAGGGCAAGCCGATGGAGCTCGACCTCGATTTCCTCGCGGGCGAGGCGTTCGGCGCCTACATCGACTGGCGGGCGGACCACCCGTCCGACGACATCATGACCGACCTGCTCCAGGCCGAGTTCGAGGACGAGACGGGCACCCGCCGGAGGCTCACCCGCGAGGAGATCCTCACCTACGTGACGATCGTGGCTGGCGCGGGCAACGAGACCACCAACCGGCTCATCGGCTGGGCGGGCAAGGTCCTCGCCGACCATCCGGCCCAGCGCGCCGAACTCGCCGCGAACCACGCGCTCATCCCGAACGCGATCGAGGAACTGCTCCGCTTCGAGCCTCCGGCCCACCACATGGCCCGGTACGTCACCCGCGACGTCGAGGTGCACGGCAGGACCGTTCCCGAGGGCAGCGTCATGATGTTCCTCGTCGCCGCCGCCAACCGCGACGGGAACCGCCACACCGACGGCGACGCCTTCGACATCCACCGCACGGTGGGCCCCCAGCTCACCTTCGGCCGGGGCACCCACTTCTGCCTCGGCGCCGCCCTGGCCCGCCTCGAGGGCAAGATCGCGCTGGAGGAGATCCTCAAGCGCTACCCCACCTGGGAGATCGAGACCGGCGCCAAGCTCGCCCCCACCTCCACCGTCCGCGGCTTCGAGTCCCTGCCCGCCCGCGTCTAG
- a CDS encoding helix-turn-helix domain-containing protein, whose amino-acid sequence MYSELLPSLTKLVPGLVGEIVDSVRAAIPDYDRPQGSPYNEVIRSGVERNVLGFVAGLADPAQPHDRRNELCRKLGAFEAMEGRPLAVLQSAYRIGAQLAWSRIRDVLSGQELSAAAVSALAASLFRYMDDAAELSREGYDQVKGAEHEKREAARRLLLRDLVRGPDTDCAAVATLHPAADWAAPDQVTLVALPTGAPVVRPLLDPDLLLDLHDPEPYLLVPGPLTEPRRTMLESALADSRAAVGLTVPLARAADSLRWARQVLALVADGVLDDGTLTLCEDHLVSTWLLADGPLMDQIAQRRLAFLTGVEERRRPWLTDTLRAWLRTRGPAARMSDDLGLHVQTVRYRMRVLEGILREDLTEPDNRFATETALRALWLRGRAGGPGGPSPAGP is encoded by the coding sequence ATGTACTCCGAGCTTCTCCCGAGCCTGACCAAGCTCGTCCCCGGACTCGTCGGCGAGATCGTCGACAGCGTCCGCGCCGCCATCCCCGACTACGACCGGCCGCAGGGCAGCCCCTACAACGAGGTGATCCGTTCCGGGGTGGAGCGCAACGTCCTCGGCTTCGTCGCGGGGCTCGCCGACCCGGCGCAGCCGCACGACCGCCGCAACGAGCTCTGCCGCAAGCTCGGCGCGTTCGAGGCGATGGAGGGGCGCCCGCTGGCGGTGCTCCAGTCCGCGTACCGGATCGGGGCACAGCTCGCCTGGTCCCGGATCCGGGACGTGCTGTCCGGGCAGGAGCTGTCGGCGGCGGCGGTGTCCGCGCTCGCCGCCTCCCTGTTCCGGTACATGGACGACGCGGCCGAGCTGTCCCGCGAGGGCTACGACCAGGTCAAGGGAGCCGAGCACGAGAAGCGGGAGGCGGCGCGGCGGCTCCTGCTGCGCGACCTGGTGCGCGGCCCGGACACGGACTGCGCCGCCGTTGCAACGCTCCACCCGGCCGCCGACTGGGCGGCCCCGGACCAGGTGACCCTGGTCGCCCTCCCGACGGGCGCGCCCGTCGTGCGCCCGTTGCTCGATCCCGACCTGCTGCTCGACCTTCACGACCCCGAGCCTTACCTGCTGGTGCCCGGCCCGCTGACGGAGCCGCGCAGAACGATGCTGGAGTCGGCGCTGGCCGACTCCCGGGCCGCGGTCGGCCTCACCGTGCCGCTCGCGCGTGCCGCGGACTCCCTGCGCTGGGCCAGGCAGGTGCTCGCGCTGGTCGCCGACGGCGTCCTCGACGACGGCACGCTGACCCTGTGCGAGGACCACCTGGTGAGCACGTGGCTGCTGGCGGACGGCCCGCTGATGGACCAGATCGCCCAGCGGCGGCTCGCCTTCCTGACGGGGGTGGAGGAGCGGCGGCGCCCATGGCTCACCGACACCCTCCGGGCCTGGCTGCGCACCCGCGGCCCGGCCGCCCGGATGAGCGACGACCTCGGCCTGCACGTGCAGACCGTCCGCTACCGGATGCGGGTCCTGGAAGGGATCCTGCGGGAGGACCTCACCGAGCCCGACAACCGCTTCGCGACCGAGACCGCCCTGCGCGCCCTCTGGCTGCGCGGCCGCGCCGGAGGACCGGGCGGCCCGTCCCCCGCCGGCCCGTGA